A portion of the Sphingorhabdus pulchriflava genome contains these proteins:
- a CDS encoding two-component system sensor histidine kinase NtrB — translation MPPEATTIAANRPPDGLLLSTISLPLLLSGADNLILYANEAAEAFFGRSSRRILGEPAQSLLRFASERLNGAITARESDISAQNMRFHTHGAQANYVDLNISTPLGYPDCRLYILVPRQADRDQIGEQTDGGKQQAMGAPAVLGHEIKNPLAGIKGAAQLLARKVDPKQAPLTDLIVHEVDRIARLLDQMQNLGRVMPGQMQAENIHELIERAIRSVRAANKAMPAIDINYDPSLPDVQIEADSMVQVLINLIQNAIDALAQTEAPQIGISTRFVMGAALRSEGDKGVRLPVEVAISDNGPGIATHIENELFSPFVTTKREGQGLGLAIVRKYLSQMNGRISVERDPESQRTIFRIFLPVAERKTSA, via the coding sequence ATGCCGCCTGAGGCGACGACCATTGCAGCCAACCGCCCGCCTGACGGGTTGTTGCTGTCGACCATATCCTTGCCGCTGCTGCTTTCCGGCGCTGACAATCTGATCCTTTATGCAAATGAAGCCGCCGAGGCCTTTTTCGGCAGGAGCAGCCGCCGCATCTTGGGCGAACCGGCGCAGTCGCTGCTGCGTTTTGCGAGCGAGCGTCTCAACGGCGCGATAACAGCGCGTGAGAGCGATATCAGTGCGCAAAATATGCGGTTTCATACGCATGGCGCTCAGGCCAATTATGTCGATTTAAACATATCGACGCCGCTGGGTTATCCTGACTGCCGCCTCTACATCCTTGTGCCAAGACAAGCCGACCGTGACCAGATTGGCGAGCAGACCGATGGCGGAAAACAACAGGCAATGGGTGCGCCCGCAGTTCTCGGTCATGAAATCAAGAACCCGCTGGCGGGCATAAAAGGCGCGGCACAGCTATTGGCGCGCAAAGTGGATCCGAAGCAGGCTCCGCTGACCGACCTGATCGTGCATGAGGTTGATCGTATCGCCAGGCTCCTTGACCAGATGCAAAATCTGGGGCGGGTGATGCCCGGCCAGATGCAGGCAGAAAATATCCACGAATTGATTGAACGCGCCATCCGTTCCGTCCGCGCGGCCAATAAGGCTATGCCGGCAATCGACATCAACTATGATCCGTCGCTGCCCGATGTGCAGATCGAGGCGGATTCGATGGTGCAGGTCTTGATCAACCTGATCCAGAATGCAATCGACGCGCTTGCGCAAACCGAAGCCCCGCAAATCGGAATCTCGACCCGCTTCGTAATGGGGGCAGCACTTCGCAGTGAGGGTGACAAGGGCGTGCGCCTTCCCGTCGAAGTGGCGATCAGCGACAATGGCCCGGGCATTGCCACGCACATTGAAAATGAGCTGTTCTCGCCCTTTGTCACCACAAAACGCGAAGGGCAGGGGCTGGGCCTCGCCATTGTGCGCAAATATCTGTCGCAGATGAATGGCCGTATTTCTGTGGAGCGGGACCCGGAAAGCCAACGGACGATTTTCCGCATTTTCTTGCCTGTTGCCGAGAGGAAGACCAGCGCATGA
- a CDS encoding sigma 54-interacting transcriptional regulator codes for MSIDKVLIVEDDSSIGMVVRSALEAEGIEVDVCESTTDRDAALAGNRYDLMLTDVVLKDRDGISSLEDVIAQWPDMPIIIMSAQNTLDTAVRASEINAFEYFPKPFDLDELVLAVKQGIEKRRADNQSDSGTLLEATMPMVGRSPAMQDVYRMVARLLRNDLTALILGESGTGKELVAEAIHNLGHRKTGPFVAVNMAAIPSELIEAELFGHEKGAFTGAVGQGIGRFEQAQGGTLFLDEIGDMPYHAQTRLLRTLQSGTISRIGGKASIRLDVRIIAATNQDLEALIAEGKFREDLYYRLNVVPVHLPPLRARPEDIGLLTRHFLNLATREGLPAKQIDEDAIAILTGMPWRGNVRELKNFIYRLVLTAREDRISEATITQIAVPGDEEAVANLAGCSFDAAVAQFMNDQKRRGQGRDRIYAKALAEFEKPLLQSVMGLARGNQLQAAAMLGINRNTLRKKLSDYGLTGNKLGEPRR; via the coding sequence ATGAGTATCGACAAGGTATTGATTGTCGAGGATGACAGCTCGATTGGCATGGTCGTGCGCTCTGCGCTGGAGGCGGAGGGTATCGAGGTCGATGTATGCGAAAGCACGACCGACCGCGATGCAGCGCTTGCAGGCAACCGCTATGATCTGATGCTGACTGATGTGGTACTTAAAGACCGCGATGGTATTTCGAGTCTGGAAGACGTCATCGCGCAATGGCCTGACATGCCGATCATCATCATGTCTGCACAAAACACGCTCGATACTGCGGTGCGCGCCAGCGAAATTAATGCTTTTGAGTATTTTCCCAAACCCTTCGATCTTGATGAACTGGTGCTCGCGGTCAAACAGGGTATTGAGAAACGCCGCGCAGACAATCAAAGTGACAGCGGCACCCTGCTTGAGGCGACCATGCCGATGGTTGGGCGCAGCCCGGCGATGCAGGATGTGTATCGCATGGTTGCACGGCTGCTACGGAACGACCTGACCGCGCTGATCCTCGGCGAATCCGGCACAGGCAAGGAACTGGTGGCGGAGGCGATCCACAATCTGGGGCATCGCAAAACGGGCCCCTTTGTCGCCGTCAATATGGCTGCCATCCCTTCGGAACTTATTGAAGCCGAGTTGTTCGGCCATGAAAAAGGCGCGTTCACCGGCGCCGTGGGGCAAGGGATAGGCCGTTTCGAACAGGCACAGGGCGGCACGCTGTTCCTCGATGAAATTGGCGACATGCCCTATCATGCGCAGACGCGCCTGTTGCGGACGCTGCAGAGCGGCACCATCAGCAGGATTGGTGGCAAGGCGAGCATTCGCCTGGATGTGCGAATCATCGCGGCCACCAATCAGGATCTGGAAGCGCTGATCGCCGAGGGCAAATTCCGCGAAGACCTTTATTACCGCCTCAACGTTGTACCGGTGCACCTGCCGCCGCTGCGTGCCCGGCCAGAGGATATCGGGCTTTTGACGCGCCATTTCCTGAACCTTGCGACACGCGAAGGGTTGCCTGCAAAGCAGATAGATGAAGATGCGATTGCTATCCTGACCGGAATGCCCTGGCGCGGAAATGTCCGTGAGTTGAAAAATTTCATCTATCGCCTGGTGCTCACCGCGCGCGAAGACAGGATTTCCGAAGCAACTATTACGCAAATTGCAGTGCCGGGAGACGAGGAAGCTGTCGCAAACCTTGCCGGCTGCAGTTTTGATGCTGCGGTTGCGCAGTTCATGAATGATCAAAAGCGCAGAGGGCAGGGGCGCGACCGCATCTATGCCAAGGCGCTGGCCGAATTTGAAAAGCCGCTGCTGCAATCGGTGATGGGGCTGGCGCGCGGTAACCAGTTACAGGCGGCCGCTATGCTTGGTATCAACCGTAACACCTTACGCAAAAAGCTATCCGACTATGGATTGACGGGTAACAAATTGGGTGAGCCGCGCCGCTGA